GGTTATAATGTAGCCATTCTATTTCAGGTTCAGGCTGGATGCTGAGGCAATCGGAGAGCGAAGAGAGGTAATCTAGACTTCTGGATATGGAAGATACCTTCCCTAAACTTCTGGTTCGTAACTACCAGCGATGGGGCGCTAGAAAAGTCGCCCTCCGGAAAAAAGAACAGGGTATCTGGAAAGAGTACAACTGGGAGGACTGCTACCAAAAGGTAAAAGCCCTCGCTCTCGGTTTGGAGACGACAGGTCTGGCACGAGGACGAAAAGTCTCCATTTTGGGCGATAGCAATCCTGAATGGTTGTGGTCAGAGCTGGCTGTCCAGACAGTCGGCGGAGCAGTGATAGGATTGAACCCCAGTGGCTCTCTCGAAGAATTCAAGTCTGTCCTTCAGCAGTCCGCAACAGAACTTGTACTAGCCCAGGACCAGGAGCAAGTTGACAAGCTGCTGGAGATCAAAGACGAGCTGCCTTCGTTGAAGAAGATAGTTTATTGGCATGAAAAGGGACTGCGGCGCTATGAAAACCCTATTCTGGTGAGCCTGGCCGACGTCATTAAGTTGGGTGAAGAGTACGAGACAAGCCACCCTGAACATTTTGAAGAAAGCATAGCCCTGGGCAAGGGCGACGACGTAGCGGTAATACTCTATTCCCCCGGAACTGACGGTTTGCCCAAAGCTGTGCCCGAAACATACAAGTTTCTGCTGTCGTCTGTGGAGAGTGCCGGGCTCCGAAACCCGATCTACGAAGATGACGAATACGTCTCCGTTATGAACCCTGGGTGGTTCTTTGAGCAGACGATAGGTTTCGGTGCTTGCTTGTTGCTAGGGCAGAAGCTCAACTTCCCTGAGAAATCAGATACGGCACCGCAGGACTTGAGGGAGATTTCGCCTCAGACTTTAGTGTATCCGTCGATAGTATGGGATATGATTACTTCAGGAATTCAGGAGAAC
The window above is part of the Chloroflexota bacterium genome. Proteins encoded here:
- a CDS encoding long-chain fatty acid--CoA ligase, which gives rise to MEDTFPKLLVRNYQRWGARKVALRKKEQGIWKEYNWEDCYQKVKALALGLETTGLARGRKVSILGDSNPEWLWSELAVQTVGGAVIGLNPSGSLEEFKSVLQQSATELVLAQDQEQVDKLLEIKDELPSLKKIVYWHEKGLRRYENPILVSLADVIKLGEEYETSHPEHFEESIALGKGDDVAVILYSPGTDGLPKAVPETYKFLLSSVESAGLRNPIYEDDEYVSVMNPGWFFEQTIGFGACLLLGQKLNFPEKSDTAPQDLREISPQTLVYPSIVWDMITSGIQENIAKGTWLKRTLFKRSMSIGYKIVDLPAEGRRVSVFKRLWYLLARLAVFYPLKDKHGLNKARAVYAAGNTVSPETRRFFGAIGVNLQQIFGSIEDGIVSVQPEEKLRLE